A section of the Spirosoma pollinicola genome encodes:
- a CDS encoding methylated-DNA--[protein]-cysteine S-methyltransferase, with protein MTTTVFESPLGLVRITGDEHGVSAISCKDVSINENTIESKLVEPVRLAEMQLKEYFAGLRQSFDFPLNPVGTVFQQTVWKALLTVPFGTTLSYLTLSRQLGDEKAIRAVAAANGRNPLWIVVPCHRIIGSDGSLTGYAGGLWRKQWLLEHEGALIKSNQLSLF; from the coding sequence ATGACAACAACCGTTTTTGAATCGCCACTTGGTTTAGTCCGAATTACGGGTGATGAGCATGGTGTTTCTGCGATCTCCTGCAAAGACGTTTCGATCAATGAGAACACAATTGAAAGCAAACTGGTCGAACCTGTTCGTCTGGCAGAAATGCAACTTAAGGAATACTTTGCCGGACTGCGACAGTCGTTTGACTTTCCCTTAAATCCGGTAGGGACAGTGTTCCAGCAAACGGTATGGAAGGCGTTGCTGACTGTTCCATTTGGTACAACCCTTTCGTATTTGACACTCAGCCGACAACTTGGTGATGAAAAGGCAATTCGGGCTGTGGCAGCCGCTAATGGTCGTAATCCGCTCTGGATTGTAGTGCCCTGCCATCGCATCATTGGTTCCGATGGCTCACTTACAGGCTATGCGGGTGGACTCTGGCGTAAACAATGGCTGTTAGAGCATGAGGGTGCTTTAATAAAATCTAACCAGTTGTCATTATTTTAA
- a CDS encoding serine O-acetyltransferase, with protein MTTETSTFLDHLQTQRARYRYKLPSRPDAGRFIDQLMRLLFPVTQDCKSISQHVEETYQHLNEQLICLLHPLEKNLEESPTVITERFFEQLPGIYDSLLFDAHAIADNDPAAVGIEEVVAVYPGFYSIAVYRIAHELLKLNVPLLPRMLTEYAHGQTGIDIHPGAKIGKSFFIDHGTGVVVGETTIIGDNVKIYQGVTLGATHVAKSMAQKKRHPTIENNVVIYANATILGGYTVVGHDSVIGGNVWLTTSVEAHSLVFHQNQTDIRMKSLESTEPINFVI; from the coding sequence ATGACTACTGAGACCAGTACTTTTCTTGATCACCTGCAAACCCAACGGGCACGCTATCGGTATAAGCTTCCTTCGCGACCTGATGCCGGACGATTTATTGATCAGTTGATGCGGTTGCTTTTTCCTGTTACACAGGATTGCAAGTCCATTTCGCAACACGTTGAAGAAACTTACCAGCATCTCAATGAGCAACTTATCTGTCTGTTGCATCCATTAGAAAAAAATCTGGAAGAAAGCCCGACGGTCATTACCGAACGCTTTTTTGAGCAATTACCCGGAATTTATGACAGCTTGCTGTTCGACGCCCACGCCATTGCCGATAATGACCCGGCGGCTGTTGGTATTGAAGAAGTAGTTGCCGTGTATCCAGGCTTTTATTCAATTGCTGTTTACCGAATTGCCCACGAGTTGCTTAAACTCAATGTTCCCCTCCTGCCTCGTATGCTTACTGAATATGCACACGGCCAGACGGGGATAGATATCCATCCGGGAGCAAAAATTGGCAAGTCGTTTTTCATCGATCATGGTACAGGTGTCGTCGTTGGCGAGACCACGATCATTGGCGATAACGTTAAAATTTATCAGGGGGTAACCTTAGGTGCTACGCACGTGGCGAAATCTATGGCGCAGAAAAAACGGCACCCAACCATTGAAAATAATGTGGTTATCTATGCCAATGCCACCATCCTTGGTGGGTACACGGTTGTCGGCCACGACTCCGTAATTGGCGGCAACGTCTGGCTAACAACCAGTGTTGAAGCGCACTCCCTCGTATTCCACCAAAACCAGACCGATATCCGGATGAAATCGCTGGAATCCACTGAGCCAATTAATTTTGTCATTTAA
- a CDS encoding PQQ-dependent sugar dehydrogenase, which translates to MKRIIMLSKTIIAFMISLTATSGVAWLVASACQSKQQSNLMMPDSTGGSSTALTAKVVNAYPKLTFSSPVEYTYANDGTNRVFVVEQEGRIRVFENDANTATAGTFLDIKNKVASGGEMGLLGLAFHPDFKTNGFFYVNYTKNNPRETIVSRFKAPSAGASQADPASEVILFRFEQPYSNHNGGKVLFGPDGYLYVSTGDGGSGGDPQNNGQNRSSWLGKILRVDVNSTGKGNYGIPADNPFKGNSNGYREEIFAYGLRNPWRISFDDEGRLWAGDVGQNVIEEVDIITKGGNYGWRIKEANADFNAKDNNANAADLIPPVWQYNHSNGDVSITGGVVYRGASNPALRGKYIYADYASGRLWALTPNDMKTGTNQEIIARAGSISAFGEDQKKEIYLCDLGTGKILKLVGN; encoded by the coding sequence ATGAAACGAATAATCATGCTTAGTAAAACGATCATTGCGTTTATGATTTCGCTGACGGCTACGTCGGGCGTGGCCTGGTTGGTAGCCTCTGCATGTCAGTCAAAACAGCAGTCTAACTTAATGATGCCTGACTCAACCGGAGGTAGTTCAACTGCGCTGACCGCCAAGGTTGTTAACGCCTATCCGAAGTTGACATTTTCATCGCCCGTAGAGTATACATACGCCAATGACGGAACAAATCGAGTGTTTGTCGTTGAGCAGGAGGGGCGTATTAGGGTGTTCGAAAATGATGCAAATACCGCAACCGCCGGTACGTTCTTGGACATCAAAAATAAGGTTGCCTCAGGTGGTGAGATGGGGCTGCTGGGGCTGGCTTTCCACCCTGACTTTAAAACCAATGGCTTTTTCTATGTTAATTATACCAAGAATAATCCTCGGGAAACGATTGTGAGCCGATTCAAGGCTCCTTCTGCCGGGGCCTCTCAAGCGGATCCGGCTTCGGAAGTGATTTTGTTTCGATTTGAGCAGCCTTACTCAAACCATAATGGCGGTAAAGTACTGTTCGGGCCAGACGGCTATCTCTATGTGTCTACAGGTGATGGTGGCAGCGGTGGCGACCCACAAAACAACGGGCAAAATCGCAGTAGCTGGTTGGGCAAAATTTTACGTGTAGATGTGAATAGCACCGGGAAAGGCAACTACGGTATTCCGGCTGATAACCCATTCAAGGGAAATTCGAACGGCTATCGTGAAGAAATTTTTGCTTATGGCCTACGGAATCCCTGGCGTATCAGTTTTGATGATGAAGGTCGTTTGTGGGCGGGGGATGTAGGTCAAAATGTCATTGAGGAGGTGGATATTATTACCAAAGGAGGTAACTACGGCTGGCGTATAAAAGAAGCTAATGCCGATTTCAATGCGAAAGATAACAATGCAAATGCTGCCGATTTGATTCCTCCGGTTTGGCAGTATAACCATAGTAATGGCGACGTTTCCATCACGGGTGGAGTCGTTTATAGGGGTGCCTCAAACCCGGCCCTTCGTGGAAAATATATTTATGCCGACTATGCCAGCGGGCGCCTGTGGGCGTTAACACCAAATGATATGAAAACAGGCACTAACCAGGAAATCATAGCACGGGCTGGCTCGATATCTGCCTTTGGTGAGGATCAAAAAAAGGAAATTTACCTTTGCGATTTGGGAACGGGTAAAATTCTGAAACTGGTCGGGAATTAA
- a CDS encoding MBL fold metallo-hydrolase — protein sequence MILSSLLLTIFSCAPRYKGPITDHFDGKKFFNPGMPERSSGGVLKWLLHRDKGPWPEQPDAFIGARPATRIEGDSLVLTFVNHSTFLIQTAGLNILTDPVWSERVGPTSWLGIKRKRPPGLRLDELPPIDVVLLSHNHYDHLDLPTIKKLVKAFDPLFVTPLGVSYLPKLVDGRTTRELDWDDTLRINDKLSLSCTQAQHFSNRGIGDREETLWCGYLLHTSFGTTYFCGDSGYGPHFKKIAEQARQSATGPIKLALLPIGSYRPEWFMAPVHVSPAGAVQAFLDLNQPQSVGIHFGTFQQGDDGLFEPADDLRKALQASKISEDKFLVPKEGHPMVFK from the coding sequence GTGATACTCTCAAGCCTGCTTCTGACCATTTTCTCCTGCGCTCCCCGTTACAAGGGACCGATTACCGATCATTTTGATGGAAAGAAATTCTTTAATCCCGGCATGCCCGAACGGTCGTCGGGTGGGGTATTAAAATGGTTACTGCACCGCGACAAGGGTCCGTGGCCCGAGCAACCCGATGCGTTTATAGGCGCCAGGCCCGCCACGCGTATTGAAGGTGATAGTCTGGTACTCACGTTTGTGAACCACTCCACCTTCCTGATTCAAACTGCCGGTCTGAATATCCTGACCGATCCTGTTTGGTCAGAGCGGGTTGGACCAACATCGTGGTTAGGCATCAAGCGTAAACGACCACCGGGACTTAGGCTAGACGAGTTACCACCTATAGATGTCGTCTTGTTAAGCCACAATCACTACGACCATCTCGATCTACCCACGATTAAAAAACTGGTAAAAGCATTTGATCCATTATTCGTTACACCCCTCGGCGTCTCGTATTTACCAAAATTGGTGGACGGACGAACTACCCGAGAGCTCGACTGGGACGATACATTACGAATAAACGATAAACTTTCGCTCAGTTGCACGCAGGCCCAGCATTTCAGCAATCGGGGAATTGGCGACCGTGAAGAGACCCTATGGTGCGGCTACCTGCTCCATACAAGCTTTGGGACAACATATTTCTGTGGCGACAGCGGCTATGGGCCGCATTTTAAAAAGATTGCTGAACAAGCCCGGCAGTCAGCGACCGGCCCAATCAAACTGGCGTTGTTGCCCATTGGGTCGTATCGACCCGAATGGTTTATGGCACCCGTGCATGTGTCACCTGCCGGAGCCGTTCAGGCGTTTTTGGACCTGAACCAACCCCAATCGGTGGGTATTCACTTTGGCACGTTTCAACAGGGTGATGATGGCTTGTTCGAGCCCGCCGACGATTTGCGAAAAGCTTTACAAGCCTCGAAAATTTCTGAAGACAAGTTTCTGGTGCCAAAAGAAGGACACCCGATGGTGTTTAAGTAA